Genomic segment of Acinetobacter larvae:
AGGCTAAGTTAAAGTTATCTGAAAAAGATAGGTGTAAAATAATTGCATATTATTTATGTGACGAAAACTTTAATGATAACGTGAGAGGATCAAGGGCTGTGTGTTTAATTACTGATGATGAAGCACGAGCAGTTCAGCGGTTGGTTTTAGATATAGTAGATTACACAGAAAGTGAAGTTATGCTGGAGTGGATGGATGCGATTATTTGTAGATACTTTAAATTAAGATCATGGTCAGAAATGAAGACCAATCATAGAACGGTTATGGATGCAAAATATGATATTCGGTGTGGCTTAGCTGTTTTACACAACAGAAACCCTCAAATACGCTTTACTAGAGGAAAGATTTAAGTTAACTACTTGTTTATTATCTATAAAGCCCAATTCATATATTAATAGCCGTGTTAGAAAATAGGTGAATTTTAAGTATGACAGATCATCAGAAGCCAATTAAGTTAATTACAAAATATGAAGAAATAACATCTAGACCAAGGTTTATAGAAAAGGCAGTTTTAGATGATAGTGTTAGTGATGGGGTTAAGCTTCAAGATTTGGCTGGATATTATTTGCTGAAGAACAAGGTGAAGTGTGGTATTTCAAGCTGCGGTACTCAGCATCAAAAAGGATATCTAGCTGTCTTGTCAAATGGTAGCGAGATTATTCTTGGTCATAACTGTGGTAAAAAATATTTTGGCATTACGTTTGATGAGAAAGAAAATCAGTATAAGCATCTCAGGGAGAATGTGCGACAGTATGTCTTAATTAAGGAGACGTACGAAAATTTAGAGAGATTAGAGGCTACATATAATTTAGTCATAAATAAATCTGGGCGATTAACTTATGTTGAAATAAAAAATGCGGTGAAGGCATTCCAAGGTGACGCGTTTGATTACTGGATGCGGCAAATCATTGGCAGAGAGGTTTCAGCTTTAGGGGTGATTAAGCGAGAAGAGTTTAAATCTCAGGATGAGATAGATGCTGAAAAGCTGATGAGTAATGGGAGACATAGGAGAATATCTAGTACTCGACGTAAAGTAGTTGCTGAGATAAAAAACTACGATTTAATTGCTAAATGGCATGAAGCTGACAATTTAAGAGATTACTTTTGGAGGATTCATCGTGAAATCAAAAATCCAGACCATATGTCTACAGAACAAGTTAAAAGCCTGAGTAAAAAAATGCGGAACTATGATCAAAATTTAAGGCTATTAAAAGAATTCTGCGAAGGTGGAAATAAACTTTTCACCAAAGACAACCTGCTACAACTAAGAGAGCTGTTTACTAAACATAGTGAAATTTTGAAGGTTGAGAGTTTTGCGGAAAAATTTGCATAATGCTTGACCTTGATCAAGGCACATGGCATATTTATGGCATAGTGACCGAAGTGTAAGTAAGTCACTAGTTAAGAAGCTCGCAGAAATGCGAGCTTTTTTGTTGGAACTTTTTTAGTTTTAACATTGTCGTAAGCCTCAGTTCGTGGCATTAGATTTCCTTGTCTAGCACATCATAGGTGCGTAACGAATTAGACAACTCTAGTGAAGTTTCATGACGACCGCCTGTTCGTGTCGATACAGGCAATTTGCGCCTATAGCTCAGTGGATAGAGCATCTGTTTATCTGGTTCGAAATTTTTTATGACTCGCTAAATCTTGGGTAACATATTATTGATCACCATATGTTATGATTCTCAAAAATATACATACATATAATGATCAAACGTATAACAAATAGTTTGATAAATTGGTGTATTTTGGAAAATCATTTTCGAGATTCAAGGTGATGCTTTATGCATACAAGACATTTAACGTTGAGAAATCAGAAAACCTCTCAAGAAGTATCTTATCATCAATACCTATCTTCACCTGAGGTTCTAGCGTGGTTGGATGATAATAATAAAGAGAGAGTGAGTGATGCTGAGCTGATTAAAGTACTTGATTCTATAACTGGATTTAATCGTGACCCTGTTAATCCAGAAGTAATCGTCAAGATTAATGGTGTGGACCATGATTTAGTTACATTCGGTTATTAGTGTGTCATTACCTTAAGTTGAATAATGACATGAATAAGTGATTAACAAAAACCATCTTAGGGTGGTTTTTTTATGGGTAGAGCAATGGACCAAATCAGACCATTCCCACCAACTGACTTCATTGATCAGGCTGAGGAAGAAGAAGCTATACGCTTGGTACCCGCCGTCGATCTAAAACAGTGGGTAGTAGATAACTTTTTAACGCTTGGCGGTGCTTTACATAATCCTGACCATGACCACGTTGCTGAGTTATTACATGATGACGAAACCTTTTTAGCCTTTGCATGGGCATCATCTGCCGCCGTGGCTAAAAAGCGCATGGTGTTAGGCCAATGTGAAAAGGTGATGTTTAATCAGGGCGGATGGAAGAAAGCACGACAGGAACAACAGATGCGCGACTGGTTCGGCGCCGTACCGGTTTATTTAATTACCATTGATGCTTCATTCTGTGAGCAAACCTCAGACCGTGATTTCTGTGCTTTGATCGATCATGAGCTTTATCATATTGGTGTTGAACGTGACGAAGACGGCGAAATTATTTACAGCGATCATACTGGCTTACCTAAACATTACTTAGCTGGTCATGATGTCGAAGAATTTATCGGTGTGGTCAAACGATGGGGAGCAAGCGAAAGCGTTAAACGATTAGTCGAGGTCGCACAGAATCCGCCGTTTGTACCAGATTTAGACATAGCAAAATGCTGCGGAAACTGCGTAATCAATTGAGCCGAAAGGCTCTTTTTTTTGCCTATCTTGCTATACGTAGCTATACAAAGGTGAGTTTATGGCAGCACTAAAAGAGCCTGTAAAAATCTTTATAGTTCAGTCTCTTGCATGCTTCGACACACCCCAACAAGTTGTAGAGGCTGTAAAGCAAGAATATGGGATTGAAATTACACGTCAGCAGGTCGCACTTTATGATCCAACCAAGGTTGCAGGGCGGAATCTTAGCAAGAAGTTAAAAGACTTATTTCATAAAACTAGAAATGATTTTAAAACCAATGTTTTTGATATCCCTTTAGCCAATAAAGCAGTACGCCTTACTGAGCTACAGAAGATATATAACGACCCTAAG
This window contains:
- a CDS encoding putative metallopeptidase, giving the protein MDQIRPFPPTDFIDQAEEEEAIRLVPAVDLKQWVVDNFLTLGGALHNPDHDHVAELLHDDETFLAFAWASSAAVAKKRMVLGQCEKVMFNQGGWKKARQEQQMRDWFGAVPVYLITIDASFCEQTSDRDFCALIDHELYHIGVERDEDGEIIYSDHTGLPKHYLAGHDVEEFIGVVKRWGASESVKRLVEVAQNPPFVPDLDIAKCCGNCVIN
- a CDS encoding DUF2280 domain-containing protein → MAALKEPVKIFIVQSLACFDTPQQVVEAVKQEYGIEITRQQVALYDPTKVAGRNLSKKLKDLFHKTRNDFKTNVFDIPLANKAVRLTELQKIYNDPKVNRILRTKLIRQVKDEMQGYEIQLLDIQLKQLEIERIKTGDGDGADDPTPVKVTIQVVDASKDNAEYQPDAECASGEVSTTSE